DNA sequence from the Sphingomonas bisphenolicum genome:
AGGGCGCGCTGCTGTGGGGGGTGTTGATGGGCGCTTTCTCCCTGCTGCCCGCGGTCGGCACCGCCATCGTCTGGGTGCCGGTGGCGATCTACCTGTTCGCGACCGGGGCGATGTGGCAGGGGGGCGTGCTGGTGGTGTGCGGCGCATTGGTCATCGGGTCGGTCGACAATGTGCTGCGCCCGATCCTGGTGGGGCGCGAGACGCGGATTCCCGACTATGTCGTACTGATATCGACGCTCGGTGGGCTGGAGATGTTCGGCTTCAACGGCATCGTCATCGGCCCGGTGATCGCGGCCCTGTTCATCGCGACCTGGGATATCTTCACGCGGATGCGGAGCGCGGCGGAGGCGGTGGAGGGATAGCGATGGCGCCCCTCGCCGAAGTTCACACCGTTGTCGGGTGAATCGGGCAATAGTGCCGGTAAAGCCACGGGGAAGTAAGGCTGGGGCCATGGCGACGCCATGGTTGCGTAACGGGTGGGTCACGGCGACGCGCCAGTGACGCGGCGCGTGCGCGACAGGTGCGCGGTGGCGGCGGTTGGGCAGGGGGCGTGGCGGGACTGGTTCATCTTTCAGGATAGACCAGAGAAAATCCTACATTGGAAGGGGTTTGGGGAAGGGGTTTGGGGAAGGGGTTTGGCCGGGGGCGCTTCGGCGTCACGGTTGCACGCTCGCTGCGCATGCCGCCCACCCCTAACCCCTTCCTTGAAAGGGACGGGGATGTCTTGGAGCGACCAGAAGCGGAAGTTGACGTCTGGCTCAGACAACATAAGATTTTATGATGATTAGACAGATTCTGTTCGTCGCGACAGTCGCCATATTTTCGCCCGCGCCAGCCTCGGCTTTGACATGCGCGCCGGGGCCATGGATCGTGTTTTTCGATGAAAATGCAGCATATGCCGATAGAAACGCACGGGATGTGCTTAACGATGTAAGCCGAGCAATTGGCAGTTGTGGCTCGCCTCGGGTAATGCTGGAGGGGCACACAGATACTCAAGAAAATAGACGATTAGCGTTTGACCGGTTGGACATGGTTCGCTCCTATCTTGAAGCGCATGGAATGCCGCATCGATCAATTACTGTTCGATCTTTCGGTTCTCGTCATCCGCGCATCGCTCGGAAAGATGATATGACTGAACGACAAAATCGTCGCGTTGAAATATATTTTGCGCCCCTGATGTAAAGCTCGACCCAAAATGCGGTAGGCCCGTTTTCCACCCATGACGAACAACCGCAGCCTCACTCCTCGCCGAACTTGTCCTCGACCAGGCCGACCAGCTTGCCCAGCGAATCGGCGGCTTCGGGACCGGTGGCCTTGATTATGATGCTGTCTCCCATGGCGGCGCCCAGCATCATCAGGCCCATGATCGACGTGCCGGTGACATGGTTGCCGTCCTTGCTCACCAGGATGTCGGCAGGCAGGCCGCTGGCCAGGGTCACGAATTTGGCGCTGGCGCGGGCGTGGAGGCCGCGCTTGTTGCTGATACGGACTTCCTGGCTGATTTCATTCATGTGGTGCTGCCCAACAGTTCCGACGCGACGCTGATATATTTCTGCCCGGCTTCGCGCGCGGCGGCAACAGCGGCGCGCACGTCCATCACCTTGCGCGCACTTTCCAGGCGGATGAGCATGGGCAGGTTGATGCCCGCGATCACCTCGATCTCGCCGGCTTTCAGCAGCGAGATGGCGAGGTTGGAGGGGGTGCCGCCGAACAGGTCGGTCAGCAGGATCACGCCCGATCCGTCATTGACGCGGGCGACCGCCGTCGCGATGTCCGCGCGGCGCAGTTCCATGTCGTCTTCCGGCCCGATGCAGATCGTTTCGATCTGCTGCTGGGGGCCGACAACATGTTCCATGGCCACGACAAATTCGGTCGCCAGCGACCCATGGGTGACGAGTACGAGTCCAATCATGTGCTTCTGCGGCCCACCTGCTTCATGATATTGCTTTCGGGCCTCCCGGACGGCGCTTCTCCAGACTATCCTGGGGCGTCGATTCAATATTGCGGTGCAAGACCGTGGGCGAAAAGCCCGCATCTTGCAAGTAGTTCGCGACGCGCTCTGCCACATGGACCGAACGATGCTTGCCCCCGGTACAGCCGAAGGCCACGGTAATATAGGCCTTTCCGCCTTCCGAATAGCGCGGCAGCAGGGTGGCGAGCAGGTCCTCGATCTTGCCGACCGCTTCCTCATAGGCGGGATCTTCGCGGATATAGGCGGCGACCTCCGGGTCCAGCCCGGTCCGTGGGCGCAGGCTGGCGTCCCAGTGCGGATTGCGCAGGAAGCGCATGTCGAACATCAGGTCGGCATTGCGGGGCACGCCGCGCGAAAAGCCGAAGGAGAGGATGGTCAGCACCGGGTCGGACAGGCGTTCGCGGGAAAAACGGCTGCGAATTTCCTGTTGCAGGGAATTGCTGGTGAAGCCGGTGGTGTCGATGACCTGGGTCGCCCAGCGGCGCAGCGGTTCGGTCAGTTCGCGTTCGCGGGCGATGCCGTCGGCGGCCGGGCGGTCGAGCGCGAGCGGGTGGCGGCGGCGCGTCTCGGCGAAGCGGCGTTCCAGTTCTGTGCCGGAGCAATCGAGGAACAGGGTTTCGATGTCATGGCCATGGCGTTCGCGCATCGCCTTGATCCGCTGGACGATGGCGTTGGCGTCGAAATCGCGGGTGCGCGCGTCGATGCCCAGCGCCAGCGGCCGCTCGTCCGCACCGGCATGGCCCGCGGGCAGGGGCGTGTCGAGCAGCCGGTCGAGCAGGACGAGGGGTAGGTTGTCCACTACCTCCCAGCCCATATCCTCCAGCGTCTTGAGCGCGGTGGTCTTGCCCGCGCCCGACAGGCCGGACAGCAGGAGGATGGTCTTGGGCTGGGTCATGGCGCCGCCGCATCCTTCAGCCCCAGCGCCTTGAACGCCAGTTCGACCTTGATCGGGGCGGAGGCTTCGAACGGGGCGATCTTCACCACCGGCACATCGATACCCGCGACGGTGCGATGGACCGGTTCCAGCGGCATCCGGTCGACCGGGTCGAACAGGTCGGCGATCAGGGCGACCGGCGCGTCGGACAGCGCGGCCATCGCGACGATGCCGATGCCGCGTACCTCCATCTTGCCCCGGATCGTGTCCGGCGCGGTGGCGATGAGGCGCCCGTCGACGCGTTTCACCAGCGTATAATCGTCGCTGACCAGCACGGCGCCACGGTCGATCAGGCGCAGGGCCAGGTCGGACTTGCCGCTGCCGCTTGGCCCGCGCAGCAATATGACGCGGCCATCAATGGCCACGCTCGTTGCGTGGAGCGTTTCTGATGAAAGTGCGCGCGCCATATCCCCGACCTCCTTCTAGCCTGAGTCGGCGATGATGGGAATGCCGTTGCCGCCGCCTTTCGTCCTATTCCGAAACGATGCCGGGATCGCGCTCCACCGCCATCGGCAGGCGCAGGATGAAGCGGGCGCCGCTCTGGGCATCCTCGCGGTCGCCGATGCCGATCTTGCCCTGATGCCCTTCGATGATCGAGCGGGCGATGGCGAGGCCCAGGCCCGAATGCTTGCCGAACGCTTCCCCTTCCGGCCGGACGCTGTGGAAGCGCCGGAAAATATGTTCGCGCTCGGACGGCGGGACGCCCGGCCCTTCATCCTCGACGCTGACCAGCACTTCATGATCGGCGACGGTGGCGATGATCTGGACCAGGCCGTCGTCGGGGGAGAAGGACACGGCATTGTCAATCAGATTGTCGAGCACGCGGATCAGCCGGCCTTCCTCGCCTAGCACCACGGCGACATCCTTGCGCGGGCGGGCAAAGGCGAGGCGGATGCCGCGCGGCACGCCGCGCGCTTCGCGGGCGATCACCATGCGTTCGATAAGCAGGCCAAGGTCGATCGGCTCGAAGCGGGTGCGCGACAATTCGGCATCGACGCGCGAGGCTTCGGCGATGTCGGTGACGAGGCGATCGAGCCGGCGGACATCATCCTGCGCGATTTCCATCAACTGGTCGCGCAGGTCGGGCCGGTCCGCCCCGACCCGGTCGAGCGCGTCGAGGGCGGAGCGCAGCGAGGCGATCGGGTTCTTGAGTTCATGACTGACATCGGCGGCGAAGGCGTCGGTCGCGTCGATCCGCTGGCGCAGCGCATGGCTCATGTCGGACAGGGCGCGGGCGAGCATCCCGATCTCGTCGCGCCGTTCGGGCAGGCGCGGCACGGTCACTTCGCGCGCCCGGCCGAGGCGGACACGGACGGCGGCGCGGGCGAGGCGCTGGAGCGGGCGGACGATGGTGCGCGCCAGGAACAGCGAGAGCAGCACCGAGGCGAGCGCCGCGACGGCCAGCACCATGCCCAGGCGCAGCCGTTCGGCGCGCACGATGCGGGTGATGTCGCGGGCGTTTTCGGTCGCCAGCAGCGCCGTGCCGTCGCGCACCTGCGTCGCGGCCGAAATCATGAAGGTGCGGTCGGGGGCGTAGCGGTTCATCGCCTGCGGCTGGCCGGTCTTGCGGGCCAGCAGCAGTTCGGGCCAGGCCTCGGCGCGGTCGACCGTGGGCTCGATGAAATCGGGCGGGCGGTCGGCCGACACGATCCGGTCCACCGCCTTGTCGAGGAAACGGGCGACATGGCGCTGCCATTCCTCTTCGGACGGCAGGCGCAGGCGGTAGCGCGGCGCATCCATGGTGAAGCTGTCGGCAATCAGGCCACCGCCGGCCGCATAGCGGCGCACCCGGTCGCCGGTCTGGCGCGAATAGGCGGCGATCAGCGCATCATGCCGATCGGCAGGGGCGTTTTCGAGGCCGATAGCGAGCAGCTTCAATTCGCGCGCGGATTGTTCCAGCCGGGCATCGACGATGCGCGTGCGATAGCTGTCGAGATAGAAGAAGCCCCCCGCCAGCAGCGCCAGCGCGAAGACGTTGACGGCCAGGATGCGCGGGGTGAGGCTGATCCGGCCGGACCAGCGCAACCCGGCATCGCTGCCGTCACTCCTCCGAGAAACGATATCCGGCGCCATAGAGGGTGTCGATTGCATTGAAGTCGGAGTCCACCTCGCGGAATTTGCGCCGCAGCCGCTTGATATGGCTGTCGATCGTGCGGTCGTCGACATAGACGTCGTCCTGATAGGCGGCGTCCATCAACTGGTTGCGGTTCTTGACCACGCCGGGGCGCTGCGCAAGGGTTTCCAGAATAAGGAATTCGGTGACGGTCAGCGTGACGTCCTGGCCGTTCCACTTCACCCGATGGCGCGCCGGGTCCATTTCCAGCCGGCCGCGTATGATCGGGTCGGCGACCGGCTCGTCCGGTGCGTCGGGCGTCTTGCTGACTTCGGCGCGGCGCAGGATGGCGCGGATGCGCGCCAGCAGCAGCCGCTGGGAAAAGGGCTTGGCGATATAATCGTCCGCGCCCATGGCGAGGCCCAGCGCTTCGTCCAGCTCATCCGCCTTGGACGTCAGAAAGATGACCGGCATCTGGCTCTTTTCGCGCAGGCGGCGGAGCAGCTCCAGCCCGTCCATGCGCGGCATCTTGATGTCGAAGACGGCGAGGTCGGCCGGGTTGTCCAGCAGCGCCTTGAGCGCGCTTTCGGGATCGGAATAGATGCGCGTGAGAAAGCCTTCGGTCTGCAGCGCGATCGACACCGATGTCAGGATATTCTTGTCGTCATCCACCAGGGCGATGGTTGCGGTCATGCGGTGTCCCATGGTCGTGGAAGGGGGATATGGGCCAGCGTTAGACCAAGGCGTTGCGCGTCGCAAGAAAGGCGCGCAGGATGGTCCTGCGCCACAAGCGTCGATATTCGGGACAAATGGCTGCGCGCGGGGATTTGACGCTTTCCCCGCAAAGCCCTATGCCTTTGATTGTCAGCAGCAAGGGACGCCGTGCCATACAAGCGGCGCCCAAGGGGCGGATCGGTCGCAAGCATGACGAATGACGCGACGCGAGCACAACATATTCAGGAGCAAAGGCGTGCAGGCCAAATCCTCAATCACCCTGGCCGACCAGGGCATCAAGACCAACGCCACCCAATATTGGAATCTGGGCACTGCGCCGCTGGTCGAAGCAGCGGTCCGCAACGGCGAGGGCATATTGTCCAAGGACGGCCCGCTGGTCGTCAAGACCGGCAAGCATACCGGCCGCAGCGCCAAGGACAAGTTCATCGTCCGGGACGCCGAAACCGAATCGACCGTCTGGTGGGGCGACACCAATCGCGGCATGACGCCCGACCATTTCGCGGCGCTGAAGGCGGATTTCTTGCATGCGCTGGGCGAGAAGGACACGCTCTATGTCGCCGACCTGTTCGGCGGATCGCAGCCCGAACATCGCGTCAATGTGCGCGTCATCAACGAGCGGGCCTGGCACAACCTGTTCATCCGCACGCTGCTGGTGCGGCCCACCGCCGATGAACTGACGGGCTTCGCGCCCGAATATACGATCATCGACCTGCCGACCTTCAAGGCTGATCCGGCGCGTCATGGCTGCCGCAGCGAAACCGTGGTCGCGGTCAATTTCACCGAGAAGCTGATCCTGATCGGCGGCACCGCCTATGCCGGCGAGATGAAGAAGTCGGTCTTCGGCATCCTCAACTATCTGCTGCCGACCAAGGGCGTGATGCCGATGCATTGTTCCGCCAACATCGGCGCGAACGGCGACACGGCGGTCTTCTTCGGCCTGTCCGGCACCGGCAAGACGACGCTGTCGGCCGACGCCAGCCGCACGCTGATCGGCGATGACGAGCATGGCTGGTCGGACACGGCGGTCTTCAATTTCGAGGGCGGCTGCTATGCCAAGATGATCAACCTGTCGGCCGAGGCCGAGCCGGAAATCTTCGCCACCACCAAGCGCTTCGGCACGGTGCTGGAAAATGTCGTGATCGACGAGGAGACTCGCGAGATCGACCTGGACGACAACAGCCTGGCCGAGAATAGCCGCGGTTCCTACCCGATCGACTTCATCCCGAACACGTCGGAAAAGAATCTGGGTCCGGTGCCCAAGACCATCATCTTCCTGACCGCCGATGCTTATGGCGTGCTGCCGCCGATCGCCCGGCTGACTCCGGAACAGGCGATGTATCACTTCCTGTCCGGCTACACCGCGCGCGTCGCGGGGACAGAAATTGGCGTGACCGAGCCGACCGCGACCTTCTCGACCTGCTTCGGTGCGCCGTTCATGCCGCGTCATCCGTCGGTCTACGGCAATCTGCTGAAAGAGCGGATCAACAAGGGCGGCGTCACCTGCTGGCTGGTCAATACCGGCTGGGCGGGCGGCAAGGCGACGATGCCGGGGATCAAGCGGATGCCGATCAAGGTGACGCGCGCGCTGCTGAACGCGGCGCTGGACGGCAGCCTGAACCAGGCCGAATTCCGCACCGATCCCAATTTCGGCTTCGACGTGCCGGTGGCGGTCAATGGCGTGGAGCCGACCATCCTCGACCCGCGCGCCATGTGGGCGGACAAGGATGGCTATGACGCGACGGCGGCGACGCTGGTCAAGGCGTTCGTGGATAATTTCGCCCAGTTCGTGGACCATGTCGACGATGGCGTGCGCGGTGCGGCGCTGGTCGCCGCCTGATCCGAAGCGACTACGTGCAGAAAGAGAGCCGGAGGGGCGACCCTCCGGCTCTTTTGCTTTTGGGCGGACGTGGGTGGTGCTATGCTGGACCCCAATCTTTTTGCGGGAGTGCAAGGGCATGTTCGAGGATATGATCGGGAAGTTCGGCGGGCTGGAAGCGATCGCGGCGCAGATCGGCGTGACGCCAGAGCAGATGCAGGGCCTGATGAGCGAGATCAGCGCCAAGATCGGATCGGGCGAAACCAGCGTGACGGCGCTCGCGGAAACGGCGGCCGAACATGGCGTGTCGGCGGACAAGTTGCAGGCGTTGCTGGGCGCGTTCGGCGGTCCGGAAGCGATATTGGGCAAGCTGGGCGGCATGTTCGACCGCGACGGCGACGGCAATCCGCTCAACGAACTGGGCGGTATCGCCAAGGGCCTGTTCGGCTGACGTTCGGCTTTGGGGCGCCTGCAAAAGCGCGCCCTTGCCGGTAGCAGGTTTATGGCCCCCAAGTTTTTTTGGCCTTGCCTTCACGCGGCGGAGGGGCCATTCGCGGACCTCGATATTATTGCGAACGATCCGCAAAAAGTGTCGCCCGTTGCGACGCTTTGCGCACTGCGAGGATAAGGTGTTGACCGACGTGACGATCGAAAAGCCGGTACTGGAACCCACCGGCGCGCTTTCCGTGGAAACCGTGCTGTCGGTGAAGCACTGGAACGAGCATCTGTTCAGCTTCCGCATCACCCGTCCGGCCGCCTTCCGCTTCCGGTCGGGCGAGTTCATCATGATCGGGCTGAAGGGCGACAATGGCAAGCCGCTGCTGCGTGCTTATTCGATCGCCAGCCCCGCCTGGGACGAAGAGATCGAATTCCTGTCGATCAAGGTGCAGGACGGTCCGCTGACCAGCAAGCTCCAGAAGATCGAGCCGGGCGACCAGATCTATCTCGGCCGCAAGCCGACGGGCACGCTGGTGACCGACGCGCTGCTGCCGGGCAAGCGTTTGTTCATGCTGTCGACCGGCACGGGCCTGGCCCCGTTCCTGAGCCTGCCGCGCGACCCGGACGTCTATGAGTTTTACGAGCAGGTCGTGGTCGTGCATTCGGTGCGCCGGGTGAGCGACCTGGCCTTCCGCGACGAGATGGAAGGCAAATGGTCGGAAGACCCGCTGGTATCGGAGCAGGCGCCTAACCAGTTCCATTATGTGCCGACCGTGACCCGTGAGCCGTTCGATGGTCACACCGCGCGGATCGACAAGCTGGTCGAGAGCGGCGCGCTGTTCGAGGGGATTCCGGGGGCGGCGAAGTTCGATCCCGAAACCGACCGGATCATGATGTGCGGCAGCATGGAGATGATCAAGCAGTTCGGGGCTTATTTCGAGGAACAGGGCTTCACCGAAGGTTCCAATGCGGCGCCGGGGCAGTTCGTGATCGAGCGGGCGTTCGTCGGGTAAAGCAGGTCGAGATGAAGTAGGAAAGGGCCGGGGGAGCGATCCTCCGGCCCTTTTTTGTTTGCGCGATCCGTTCGCCCTGAACGAAGTCGAAGGGCGTGACCGAGCGGAGCGAGGTCGGCTTCGCTCCGCTCAGCAGAAGGCTTCGACTTCGCTCAGCCCGAACGGGTTTGTCATGCCCCCTTCCGCTCCGCGACCCAGCTATCGATGCTCTTGCCCAGCACGGTCATCGGCACGCCGCCGCCCTTGACCACCGCGTCGTTGAAGAGGCGGAAGTCGAACCTGTCCCCCAGCGCCTGTTGCGCTTGTGCCCGCAGGCGGACGATTTCGCCATGGCCGACCTTGTAGCCACAGGCCTGGCCCGGCCAGGCGCAGTAGCGGTCGACTTCGCCCTGAACATCCTCGACCGTCGAGCCGTTGGTGGTGGCGAACCAGTGGATCGCCTTGTCGCGGGTCCAGCGCTTGGCGTGGAGGCCGGTGTCGACCACGAGGCGGCAGCAGCGATAGGCGATCGACTGGAGATAGCCCAGCCGCCCGGCGATATCGCCATCATAGGCGCCCAGTTCGTCGCCCAGTTGCTCGGCATAGAGCGCCCAGCCTTCGCTATAGGCGTTGAAGGCGAGGAGCGAGCGGATCAGCGGCAGTTTATAGGTATATTCGCCCTGCCAGATATGGCCCGGAATCCCTTCATGATAGCAGAGGGTGGGCAGCGCGTAGCGCGGCCAGATGCTGGTGTCGCGCAGGTTGATATAATAGTTGCCGGGGACCGATCCGTCGATTGTGCCGGGACCGGCATAGGCGCCGGGCGCGCCCGCCTCGATCTCCACCGGCACGCGCTTGACGATCAGTTTGGCGGGCACCAGCGTCGCGAAGGCGCGGGGCAGGCGGGTGCGGATGTCGGCAAGGCGGCCGTCGATGAAGGACAGGATCTGCGCCCGGCCGGCGTCGTCGTTGGGGAAGAGATAGCGGGGGTCTTTGCCCATCGCGGTCATGCGTTCGCCGACCGTGCCTTTGGTCATGCCGAGCTTGCCGAGCAGCCCGTCCATTTCGGACTGGAGCGCGGCGAGCTGGTCGAGGCCGAGCCTATGGACCTCGTCGGGCGCCATGGTCGTGGTGGTCCCGGCCTTGAGCGCCCAGGCGTAATAGCCATCCCCCTGCGGCAGTTTCCACACGCCCGCGTCCATCGTCGCGGTGGCGCGCTGGCGGGTGAGTTCGGCGACCTGGGCGGCGAGGGCGGGGGCGACCTGATCATGGACGATGGCCTGCGCCTTCGCGGCATAATCGCCGGGCATGTCCTTCGTGCGGCGGGCGAGCGAGGCGACCGGCACCCACTGGTCGAGGGGCAGGGCCTGCACCGCCTTCATCTGGCCCAGTGTCTTGTCGAGCAGGAAGGCGGGAGCGGTGACGCCGATGCCGGCGTCATGCTTCAACCGCTCGGTTTCGCCGGCCAGGTTCGCGGCATAGGCGGTCAGGCGGGCGAGATAGGCGTCGGCGTCGGCTGCGTCCTTTATGACATGGTTGCTGTCGAGGAAGTCGGGTGTCTCCACGAAGCTGCCGGTGTTCTGGGCGACCGCATAGGGGCTGTTGCGGTAGGACCAGTTGCTGTTCATGATCGCCATGTCGCCGAAGGGAAAGGCGAAGCCTTCCGCCGCGGTGTCGTGGGCGGTGCGGACCACCTCCACATCGATGCGGGTCGCGGGCGAGAGCGGGGCGAGATCGATGGCGCGCAGCCGGGCGAGGCGGTCCTGCACATGGGCGGCGATCTGCGCCTGCCCGGCGGGCGTCTTGTTGCCGAGGCGGCTTTTGAGCGGCGCGCGCGCGCCGGTGTCGATGCCCAGGCCGCTGGCGCTTTCGGGCGCGTCGGCCAGCATCGCTTCGGCCATGTCGGCCAGCAGCGCCTGCGCGGCGGCGTCCGGGCCGGCGGCGGCACGGGCGGGGAGGGCGGTCAGGCTGAGGGCGGACGCGCCGGCGGCAAGGAAATCGCGGCGATTGGTGCGCATGGGGTCGGGGGTCTCCGGTGAATAGGGTTACCCTTAACTTCGCATATTTCCCGCTAATTTCGACATCTTATTTCCCATGAGGGACAGATTGTGACAAGGGCGCATCGATCGCCGGATCGCCCCGCAGCGCGGCAAGCGCGGGTCGAAGCAAAGCCCATTCGGCCGGATTGAAGGGCCCGAGCTCAGCGAGGCGTGCGCCTATCGCGCGGATGGCGATCCGCGTCCGATGCGGCATTGCCGCCCGCGCGCCGGTCCGTTCCGCGCCCAGCGCTCGCAAGGCGGCGAATAGCAGCCGATGATTGGTTTCAATCCGCGTTCCCACCACGCGACCCCGCCGAACGATCGGCCGCTCCTGTCGTTCTCGCGAAAGGGCAATCGCCCTCGCGCGGCTTTCGTCCAGCCCCATGTCCAGCGCCCAGTCCCAAGCCGCGGCGAAGCTTTCAGCGCCGGGGCGGCCGCGCAGATAATAGGCAGAGCGTGGCGAACAGCCGACGCTGCGCGCGGCCTGTGCCACCACGCCGTAGCGGGACAGCGCGGCGATAAAGGCGATTTGTGCGTCGACGGTCCAGCCGCGCGCGCGGCGGGTATGGGGCACGGGGGTGAAATGGAGCAGGTGGGTTTGGTCTGTCATGACGCGAACGCTATCATAGGCGCGATGTTGTAGGACAGGCCTTCGACCCGACTGTGCGACGGCGAAACCTGGGGGGACATTCGTCCATGCATTTGGATCAAGGCGGATCGATCGTGGCGGTTCTTCTGCGTCATTGCGGCGATAGGGGCGGTCGCCCGCGATCATGCAATGGATGAAAATAATGTTGTGCAAAAGTAATGATTATGGGATGATAAGATATAAATATTGAGGAAGGTCGCTATCATCAAAGTTTGGGGCGAGGATTATCATGCGACATCTTACGCGGGCGCTGCTTAATTATTGCGATATGACGCGGTGGGCAAGAATATGCTCCGTTTCGGTGATTGCAATTTCATGTCCGTCTTGCTCCTATGTCGCGAAAGACCTGCGCTCGACCGGCGGCGTTGTGGGAAGCGTGCTGGATCAGCGCATGTTTGATGCGCGGCAATCAAAGCAACTCGTGGTCCTGCGCGGCGCCATATTGGTTGCCATGGTTGCGCGGGCCGGGACGGTATATGCGCGGGACCAGCGGGACGCCGACGCCTATGTCAACTATATGACCGCCGCCGCTGACGAGATCAACATCCTGATGGGGCAAATCCAGGGTGATCATAGCGGGCTGGCCTGTGATGTGCGCGATAGTGGGGCAAGCCAGGAAATCGCGCTGGTTCGATCGAGCAGGCTGACCAGCAATCAAGTCGCCACCCAGAGAGCAGAGACGACGGACGAAAAAGACATCCCCTCGGATCGTCCCAACGGGGACGGATGCTATACCTACAGCGTCAATTTCGAGTCAGATCTACCTATGCTGGAACGTCGCCTGTTTCGATTGGCGATGGCGGCACTGCCCCAGGAACAGGCCAAGAAATTTCTCGACCAGGTCACAACCGGCAATGCGTTCGGTGCGGCGATGGCCGCGTTGAATTTTTCCGCAAAGGCGCTGGATGGGCTGCATAGCGGCGCGGCGGTGCATCGGACGGGCGTCGAACTGATCTTCAATCAAAGAACAGCCAAATCGAGAAACGACACATGCCAGACCTATGCGACCGTCTATTATGCGGCTGCCTGTATGGGACTGGACCCGGACAGCCTGTTCGTCGGGAAACAGGACAAGCCCGAAGATTATAAGCCGGTGGTGGATGGCCGATCATTCTACGCCATCATGCGCAATATTCGGGACAGTTGCCGCATGATCCCGATGGGCATCGGCGAAGAACTTGGCGCCAGGGAAGTCGATCTGAACGCACTGAGGCAGAAGCGGATCGATCAGTGCGACTCGATCGACTATAGTCCCAGAT
Encoded proteins:
- a CDS encoding DUF885 domain-containing protein; its protein translation is MRTNRRDFLAAGASALSLTALPARAAAGPDAAAQALLADMAEAMLADAPESASGLGIDTGARAPLKSRLGNKTPAGQAQIAAHVQDRLARLRAIDLAPLSPATRIDVEVVRTAHDTAAEGFAFPFGDMAIMNSNWSYRNSPYAVAQNTGSFVETPDFLDSNHVIKDAADADAYLARLTAYAANLAGETERLKHDAGIGVTAPAFLLDKTLGQMKAVQALPLDQWVPVASLARRTKDMPGDYAAKAQAIVHDQVAPALAAQVAELTRQRATATMDAGVWKLPQGDGYYAWALKAGTTTTMAPDEVHRLGLDQLAALQSEMDGLLGKLGMTKGTVGERMTAMGKDPRYLFPNDDAGRAQILSFIDGRLADIRTRLPRAFATLVPAKLIVKRVPVEIEAGAPGAYAGPGTIDGSVPGNYYINLRDTSIWPRYALPTLCYHEGIPGHIWQGEYTYKLPLIRSLLAFNAYSEGWALYAEQLGDELGAYDGDIAGRLGYLQSIAYRCCRLVVDTGLHAKRWTRDKAIHWFATTNGSTVEDVQGEVDRYCAWPGQACGYKVGHGEIVRLRAQAQQALGDRFDFRLFNDAVVKGGGVPMTVLGKSIDSWVAERKGA